One Clarias gariepinus isolate MV-2021 ecotype Netherlands chromosome 5, CGAR_prim_01v2, whole genome shotgun sequence genomic region harbors:
- the LOC128524245 gene encoding histone-lysine N-methyltransferase PRDM9-like has protein sequence MMSSAGDSPLSPRVSQADDDDDDDGPDPSQPCEDVKKEASGSEMEVCVKTEETLELNTDGRGDEFDNTPEVISVKEEEADHEDYLYCEICKCYFFNKCEVHGSPHFIADTPVPMGVCDRARQTLPPCLEIQDSSIPGAGLGVFNNGETVPVGAHFGPYQGELVEQEEAMNSEYSWVIHRSGQCEEYIDAKREMHANWMRYVNCARNEEEQNLLAFKYRGKILYRCCRPINPGHELLVWYDEEYSRNLGDTFKHLWIKKCSSNELNKAPVHLFSCSLCRLCCTSQIHLSEHIQSCHYREYMTQQSSGESKVPSNYSSNRQTSETLKSDASQKETQEKIDTCSDSGNSLTHQSPLKTYECSQTSETLFHCLQCGKSFSKKSNLRKHQRIHTGEKPYHCSQCEKSFIQKSDLRQHQRIHTGEKPYHCSQCGKSFTHQSHLQLHQRIHTGEKPYHCSECGKRFNQKSNLHVHQRIHTGEKPFHCLHCGKSFTLQSHLHVHQRIHTGEKPYHCSECGKSFTHQSHLQRHHRSHTGEKPYRCSQCEKSFNHQSHLQRHHRTHTGEKPYHCSHCGKSFSQQSTLQLHQRIHTGEKPYHCLQCGKRFTYSLTFKTHKCTNTEPLHYVNYVSN, from the exons CCGTGTGAGGACGTCAAAAAAGAGGCGTCAGGTAGCGAGATGGAGGTCTGCGTGAAGACCGAGGAGACGCTGGAGCTTAACACGGACGGCCGTGGAGACGAGTTCGACAACACACCCGAAGTTATCTCcgttaaagaagaagaagctgacCATGAGGACTACCTCT ACTGTGAAATTTGCAAATGTTACTTCTTCAACAAGTGTGAGGTTCACGGTTCACCCCACTTCATCGCTGATACCCCTGTTCCCATGGGAGTCTGTGACCGAGCCAGACAAACTCTTCCTCCTTGTTTAGAGATTCAGGACTCCAGTATTCCTGGTGCAGGACTGGGGGTGTTTAATAACGGGGAGACTGTTCCAGTCGGTGCACATTTCGGACCCTACCAGGGAGAGCTGGTAGAACAAGAGGAGGCCATGAACAGTGAATACTCTTGGGTG ATACACAGAAGTGGGCAGTGTGAGGAATACATAGATGCCAAAAGAGAGATGCATGCCAACTGGATGCG GTATGTGAATTGTGCACGTAATGAAGAAGAGCAGAATCTCCTGGCCTTCAAGTATCGAGGAAAGATTTTGTACCGTTGCTGTCGACCCATTAACCCAGGACACGAGCTCTTGGTGTGGTACGATGAGGAGTACTCCAGAAATCTTGGTGATACGTTTAAGCACCTCTGGATCAAAAAGTGCTCTTCAAATG AATTAAACAAGGCTCCAGTTCATCTTTTCTCCTGCTCATTGTGTCGACTTTGTTGTACATCTCAAATTCACCTCAGCGAACACATCCAGAGCTGCCACTACAGAGAGTATATGACACAGCAGAGCTCAGGAGAGAGCAAGGTGCCATCAAACTACTCGAGCAATCGGCAAACATCTGAAACTCTCAAATCAGATGCCTCTCAAAAGGAGACGCAGGAAAAAATTGACACTTGCTCAGACAGTGGAAACAGTTTGACTCATCAGAGTCCTCTCAAAACGTACGAGTGCAGTCAAACCAGTGAGACGCTGTTTCACTGCTTACAGTGTGGCAAGAGTTTTAGTAAAAAGAGTAACCTCCGAAAGCACCaacgcattcacacaggagagaagccgtatcactgctcacaATGTGAAAAGAGTTTTATTCAAAAAAGCGATCTGCGGCAACACCAACgaattcacacaggagagaagccgtatcactgctcacagtgtggcaAGAGTTTCACACATCAGAGTCATCTCCAGttacaccagcgcattcacacaggggAGAAACCGTATCACTGCTCCGAGTGTGGAAAACGCTTTAATCAAAAGAGCAACCTCCACGTccatcagcgcattcacacaggggAGAAGCCGTTTCATTGCTTACACTGCGGAAAGAGTTTTACTTTACAGAGTCATCTCCACGTGCACCAGCGCATCCACACCGgggagaagccgtatcactgctccGAGTGTGGGAAGAGCTTCACTCATCAGAGCCATCTCCAGCGGCATCACCGCAGTCACACGGGAGAGAAACCGTATCGTTGCTCGCAGTGTGAGAAGAGTTTTAACCATCAAAGTCATCTCCAAAGACATCACCGGACTCACACGGGAGAaaagccgtatcactgctcacaTTGTGGAAAGAGTTTCTCTCAACAAAGTACTCTCCAACttcaccagcgcattcacacaggagagaagccgtatcattgcttacagtgtggaaagaggTTTACGTATTCACTAACGTTTAAGACCCACAAGTGCACCAACACAGAGCCATTGCATTATGTGAATTATGTCTCAAACTAA